One window from the genome of Brooklawnia cerclae encodes:
- a CDS encoding type II toxin-antitoxin system PemK/MazF family toxin, with translation MTTFPWRPILRAVERLIRDQARSTRTQAGARPRTAASPARTSQASPRDFDGCPDMAFGTQGPGGHASGEIVWTWVPYEEDHTQGKDRPVLLIGSDASWLLGLPCTSKDHDRDEEQERRAGRYWVDIGTGPWDAKRRPSEVRTDRIVRVAPADIRRTAGSVTQRVFGTVTEQVRVHWDD, from the coding sequence ATGACGACTTTCCCCTGGCGCCCGATCCTGCGTGCCGTCGAACGCCTCATCCGCGATCAGGCACGCAGCACCCGCACACAGGCCGGCGCTCGTCCCCGGACGGCTGCGAGCCCGGCACGCACCTCCCAGGCGTCCCCTCGCGACTTCGACGGATGCCCCGACATGGCGTTCGGCACGCAGGGGCCCGGCGGACACGCATCCGGCGAGATCGTGTGGACGTGGGTGCCCTACGAGGAGGACCACACGCAGGGCAAGGATCGTCCCGTGCTGCTGATCGGCTCGGACGCGTCGTGGCTGCTCGGGCTGCCGTGCACGAGCAAGGACCACGACCGCGACGAGGAGCAGGAGCGGCGCGCCGGACGCTACTGGGTCGACATCGGCACGGGTCCCTGGGACGCGAAGCGACGCCCCAGCGAGGTACGCACCGACCGCATCGTCCGCGTGGCTCCCGCAGACATCCGGCGGACCGCCGGCTCGGTCACCCAGCGGGTTTTCGGCACGGTCACCGAGCAGGTACGCGTCCACTGGGACGACTGA
- a CDS encoding HAD family hydrolase: protein MNAHPRWPVVLFDLDGTLVNTIDVIVASYQYAWDAVAGRQVSREEILPWIGRTLPDVFTQEAPEQAVELERVYMDFNEAHLDSMVTGFDGIPELLADLNAAGIRTGVATSKRRRTAIPSLRIARVPAETVLACAMDDTTVHKPRPEPLLKGLEVMGEQAEGSCYVGDAVHDLKAAHAAGMAGIGVTWGAGSRDDLLAQPHVAVVDTVDELRAALLG, encoded by the coding sequence ATGAATGCGCACCCTCGCTGGCCGGTCGTCCTGTTCGATCTCGATGGCACGCTCGTCAACACGATCGACGTCATCGTGGCGAGCTATCAATACGCATGGGACGCCGTCGCCGGCCGGCAGGTCTCGCGTGAGGAGATCCTGCCGTGGATCGGTCGGACACTGCCCGACGTGTTCACCCAGGAGGCCCCGGAGCAGGCCGTCGAGCTCGAACGGGTCTACATGGACTTCAACGAGGCCCATCTCGACTCGATGGTGACCGGCTTCGACGGGATCCCGGAACTGCTGGCCGATCTGAACGCCGCGGGCATCCGCACGGGGGTAGCCACCTCGAAACGGCGTCGCACCGCGATCCCCTCCCTGCGCATCGCCCGGGTGCCGGCCGAGACGGTGCTGGCCTGTGCCATGGACGACACCACGGTGCACAAGCCCCGCCCCGAGCCTCTCCTGAAGGGCCTCGAGGTGATGGGAGAGCAGGCCGAAGGCAGCTGCTATGTGGGTGACGCCGTGCACGACCTGAAAGCCGCACACGCGGCCGGGATGGCCGGCATCGGGGTCACCTGGGGTGCCGGTTCCCGCGACGACCTGCTCGCCCAGCCGCATGTGGCCGTCGTCGACACGGTGGACGAACTGCGGGCGGCATTGCTGGGCTGA
- a CDS encoding acetyl-CoA hydrolase/transferase family protein: MSARIAHPAFASKVMSAEDAAALIPPGASIGFSGFTGSGYPKEIPGALAKRIKAAHERGEEFTIKAFTGASTAPELDGVLADTGGMAFRTPYQSDPHLRAKINDGTTNYCDIHLSHLQKLINMGFFGKMDFAVIEATAITEHGEIIPSSSVGNNRTYLDIAEKVIIEVNSWQADDLYGLHDIYYGMDIKPRREPIPISSPGDIIGRPTFKVDPSKVVAIVETDDPDRNTPFKPLDDDSRAIAAHLLDFFDMEVKAGRMPPTLWPLQSGVGNIANAVLAGLMDAPYEHMTSYTEVIQDGMVQLIDAGKIDVASATAFSLSPDMAHHMNDHARDYHGKIILRPQDVSNHPEVIRRQFVIATNGMIEADIYGNVNSTHIMGTKMMNGVGGSGDFARNAGYSIFVSPSLAKGGDISAIVPMVSHTDHTEHDVMVIITEQGLADLRGLAPRQRVNVVIDNCAHPDYREALHEYYDRALKVSQGRGIHTPHDLGQAFSWHQRFLETGSMKEFKA; this comes from the coding sequence ATGTCAGCTCGCATCGCGCACCCGGCATTCGCCAGCAAGGTCATGAGCGCCGAGGATGCCGCCGCACTCATTCCCCCCGGTGCCTCGATCGGTTTCTCCGGGTTCACGGGCTCGGGATACCCGAAGGAGATTCCGGGCGCCCTGGCCAAGCGCATCAAGGCGGCACACGAGCGCGGTGAGGAGTTCACCATCAAGGCGTTCACCGGCGCCTCGACGGCGCCGGAGCTCGACGGCGTGCTCGCCGACACCGGCGGCATGGCCTTCCGCACCCCGTACCAGTCCGATCCCCACCTGCGGGCCAAGATCAACGACGGCACGACGAACTACTGCGACATCCATCTGTCACATCTGCAGAAGCTCATCAACATGGGCTTCTTCGGCAAGATGGACTTCGCCGTGATCGAGGCGACCGCCATCACCGAGCACGGCGAGATCATCCCCAGTTCGTCCGTCGGCAACAACCGCACCTACCTCGACATCGCCGAGAAGGTCATCATCGAGGTCAACTCGTGGCAGGCCGACGACCTCTACGGGCTGCACGACATCTACTACGGCATGGACATCAAGCCGCGCCGCGAGCCGATCCCGATCAGCAGCCCCGGCGACATCATCGGCCGCCCGACCTTCAAGGTCGATCCGAGCAAGGTCGTCGCCATCGTCGAGACGGACGACCCCGACCGCAACACGCCCTTCAAGCCGCTGGACGACGACTCGCGGGCCATCGCCGCCCACCTGCTCGACTTCTTCGACATGGAGGTCAAGGCGGGTCGCATGCCTCCCACCCTGTGGCCGCTGCAGTCGGGCGTCGGCAACATCGCGAACGCCGTGCTGGCGGGCCTGATGGACGCGCCGTACGAGCACATGACCAGCTACACCGAGGTCATCCAGGACGGCATGGTCCAGCTCATCGACGCCGGCAAGATCGACGTCGCCTCGGCCACCGCGTTCTCGCTGTCGCCCGACATGGCGCACCACATGAACGACCACGCCAGGGACTACCACGGCAAGATCATCCTGCGCCCGCAGGACGTGTCGAACCACCCCGAGGTGATCCGCCGCCAGTTCGTCATCGCCACCAACGGCATGATCGAGGCCGACATCTACGGCAACGTCAACTCGACGCACATCATGGGCACCAAGATGATGAACGGTGTCGGCGGCTCGGGCGATTTCGCCCGTAACGCGGGCTACTCGATCTTCGTGAGCCCGTCGCTCGCCAAGGGCGGTGACATCTCCGCGATCGTCCCGATGGTCAGCCACACCGACCACACCGAGCACGACGTCATGGTGATCATCACCGAGCAGGGTCTCGCCGACCTGCGCGGCCTGGCGCCGCGGCAGCGCGTCAACGTGGTCATCGACAACTGTGCCCACCCGGACTACCGGGAGGCCCTGCACGAGTACTACGACCGTGCGCTCAAGGTCAGCCAGGGCCGGGGCATCCACACCCCGCACGACCTCGGCCAGGCGTTCAGCTGGCATCAGCGGTTCCTGGAGACCGGGTCGATGAAGGAGTTCAAGGCCTGA
- a CDS encoding DUF1015 family protein, which produces MPRFEPFTAIRYASDADFDAVIAPPYDVLSDDDVIGLERRDPHNIVWIDVPRGADDRYEVAAYRLQDWLAKSVLVTDEQPSFTIYRMDMVDATGLPRTITGVLGGLEVVDEGAGGVLPHERTTKKASTDRLDLTIATAANLSPVWGLSLASGLTAELAAPAEPVGQLTVDGVTHRVERVTDPARVERIRAIIARDDVLIADGHHRYGVSRVYRDKVRKATGRKDTAAEFTLTFINELVDDQLSIEAIHRVYDGIGYDELKADLSSCFTFEPMAERPAPATLRAMVKYGRLVLLNPSGQGEWLVPRPGAFDGVRALDGAWLEHALAGSSAQVTYQHGLDEVLAELKGEGTLARHTAAVLIRPTSLDEIRRTAREGLLMPPKSTFFTPKLRTGLVIRPTERLPR; this is translated from the coding sequence GTGCCACGATTCGAGCCCTTCACCGCCATCCGCTACGCGTCCGACGCCGACTTCGATGCCGTGATCGCCCCGCCGTACGACGTGCTCTCGGACGACGACGTCATCGGCCTGGAGCGCCGCGACCCGCACAACATCGTCTGGATCGACGTTCCCCGGGGCGCCGACGACCGCTACGAGGTGGCCGCCTACCGCCTGCAGGACTGGCTCGCCAAGAGCGTCCTCGTCACCGACGAGCAGCCCAGCTTCACGATCTACCGCATGGACATGGTGGACGCCACCGGGCTGCCGCGCACCATCACCGGCGTCCTCGGCGGCCTCGAGGTCGTGGACGAGGGGGCGGGCGGCGTCCTGCCCCATGAGCGGACAACCAAGAAGGCCAGCACCGACCGTCTCGACCTGACGATCGCCACGGCGGCCAACCTGTCCCCTGTGTGGGGTCTGTCGCTGGCGTCCGGGCTGACCGCCGAGCTCGCGGCACCCGCCGAACCCGTCGGTCAGCTGACCGTGGACGGCGTCACCCATCGCGTCGAACGGGTCACCGATCCGGCTCGCGTCGAGCGCATCCGGGCGATCATCGCCCGCGACGACGTCCTGATCGCCGACGGCCACCACCGCTACGGCGTCTCTCGGGTCTACCGCGACAAGGTGCGCAAGGCCACAGGTCGCAAGGACACGGCCGCAGAGTTCACACTCACGTTCATCAACGAGCTCGTGGACGACCAGCTGTCGATCGAAGCCATCCACCGCGTCTACGACGGGATCGGCTACGACGAGCTGAAGGCCGACCTGTCGTCCTGCTTCACCTTCGAGCCCATGGCCGAACGTCCCGCCCCGGCCACGCTGCGCGCCATGGTGAAGTACGGACGCCTCGTCCTGCTCAACCCGAGCGGCCAGGGCGAATGGCTGGTGCCGCGCCCCGGGGCCTTCGACGGCGTCCGGGCTCTCGACGGAGCCTGGCTGGAGCACGCACTGGCCGGCAGCAGCGCTCAGGTGACCTACCAGCACGGCCTCGACGAGGTGCTGGCCGAGCTGAAGGGAGAGGGCACCCTGGCCCGGCACACGGCCGCGGTGCTCATCCGCCCGACGTCGCTGGACGAGATCCGGCGCACGGCACGCGAGGGACTCCTCATGCCCCCGAAGTCGACCTTCTTCACCCCGAAGCTGCGCACCGGCTTGGTGATCCGCCCGACCGAACGCCTTCCCCGCTAG